A stretch of Ligilactobacillus faecis DNA encodes these proteins:
- a CDS encoding NAD kinase has product MKIAIFANNRPKSQAVKHKLQQKFIERHFILDDEKPNVVISIGGDGTLLAAFHHYEDQLGDIRFVGVHTGHLGFYTDWRDDEIDDLVISLQSDNGQAVSYPLLEVIVKYADRPMRERYLALNESTLKRISATMVTDVYIGGELFERFRGDGLCVSTPTGSTAYNKSLGGAVVHPNLEVLQIAEIGSINNRVFRTLSSPMIVAPNDWITFKPTKGSDFTLTVDSSVYHDREITEILYKISKKRVYFAKYRHNHFWQRVQDAFIGTETDEDRMDL; this is encoded by the coding sequence ATGAAAATCGCTATTTTCGCTAATAATAGACCTAAATCACAAGCTGTTAAGCACAAACTACAACAAAAATTTATCGAACGTCATTTTATCTTAGATGATGAAAAGCCAAATGTTGTGATCTCGATCGGTGGCGATGGGACACTTTTAGCAGCTTTCCATCATTATGAAGATCAACTTGGAGATATTCGGTTTGTCGGAGTCCATACAGGTCATCTTGGTTTTTACACTGATTGGCGTGATGATGAGATCGATGATCTTGTGATCAGTTTGCAATCTGACAACGGGCAAGCAGTCAGCTATCCACTATTAGAAGTGATCGTCAAATATGCTGATCGGCCGATGCGAGAGCGCTACTTAGCTTTGAATGAGTCGACTTTGAAACGTATCAGTGCAACGATGGTGACGGATGTTTATATCGGTGGTGAGCTTTTTGAAAGGTTTAGAGGCGATGGTTTATGTGTCTCAACACCGACAGGCTCGACGGCTTACAACAAGTCTTTAGGTGGAGCAGTCGTCCATCCTAATTTAGAAGTCTTACAGATCGCTGAGATCGGTTCGATCAATAATCGGGTCTTTCGTACCTTGAGTTCGCCGATGATCGTAGCGCCCAATGATTGGATCACATTCAAACCGACGAAAGGGAGCGACTTTACTTTGACAGTCGATTCAAGTGTCTATCATGATCGTGAGATAACAGAGATCTTATATAAAATTTCTAAAAAACGAGTCTATTTTGCGAAATATCGACATAATCATTTCTGGCAACGCGTTCAAGATGCATTTATAGGAACAGAAACAGATGAAGATAGAATGGATCTATGA